Genomic segment of Atribacterota bacterium:
TCTATTTTTTCTTTCATTTTATTTATGTGATATATTAATATAACAAATATATGTTTTTGGAATCTTTCGAAAAAACAAGACAAAAAAATACCAGGGAAGGAGTAATTATATTGAAAGAAGTATTATTATTAGGATTGGGAGCAGTGGGCGCATCTATTGCTGCACAATTTTATGATGCAGGTTATCCTATTAATATCATTTGTGATGCTGATCGAAAAGCAAGGTACTCACGAGATGGCTTTAGTGTAAATAATAAGAATTATAAATTTACTTATTTCACAAACAGGGAGTATAAAAAGTCTGCAGATCTGGTGCTTATAGCAGTTAAATACCATCATTTAAAAGATGCCCTTCCACAGTTAGAGGGTTTAATCGGAGAAAAAACAGTAATAGTTTCTCTATTAAATGGTATTGATAGTGAAGAAATTATTTCGAATTATTTCAAGTGTGAGAATAATATTGCCCCAGCGTTTATTTATAAAATCGATGCTACTAAAGTCAACAATGCTGTAAATTACTATAGTAAAGGAATTATAGTTTTTGGAGAAAAAAACGGCATGGTTACCGAAAAAATAAATAAAGTAAAGAATATTTTTGACAGGGCAGGAATTAAGTATGAAATTTCTGATAATATATTAAAAAAGATTTGGTGGAAATATATGACTAATATCGGATTTAATCAGACAACTGCTATTTTAAAAGTACCCTATCGGGCATTACAAGAAATTCAGTATGCACAGGAACTAGCCAAAGAAGCCATGAATGAAGTTGTTTTAATATCCCAGTCAACCAATATAAATATAAACCTTTCAAAGGAAGACATAAGCAGGGCTATGGAAATGTTAAAGCAGTTAGACCCTGATGGAAAAACTTCTATGATGCAGGACGTAGAGGCAAAAAGAAAAACAGAGGTTGAAATGTTTTCAGGAAAACTATGTCAGATGGGTGACAGTCTTAATATTTCTACCCCTATTAATCGTATGCTCTATAATTTGATAAGGACAATTGAGGAAACCTATTAAAATGTGTAATTTTGTAAATAGTAAGGCTAATTTTTAACCCAAACAGGAGGAATTATGAAAATAGTCAGATATCAAAAAAATAATAAAATTTCTTATGGAGTAATTAATGATAGTACAATTATTCCAGTTACAGGTGATATATTCGAAAAGTATGAATTGAGCGAACAGTCTTTGAAACGGGAGGATGTAAAACTACTTGCACCGGTCAACCCTCCAAATATTATAGCCATTGGATTGAATTACAAGAAACATGCTGATGAAAGCAAATTATCTTATCCGGATAGACCTCTAATTTTTTTAAAGGCAACTTCAAGCTTGATTGGTCCGGAAGATAAAATAATTCTTCCGGAATTAGCCCCGAATGAAGTAGATTATGAAGCTGAATTAGTAATTGTTATTGGAAAAGAAGCAAAGAATATTGAGATAGAGGATGTTCCAAAATATGTTTTAGGATATACCTGTGGAAATGATGTTTCAGCGAGAGACTGTCAGATTCGATTTGATAAGCAATGGGCTAGAGCAAAATCATTTGACACTTTTTGTCCTATAGGGCCATGGATAGAGACAGAACTTCCTGATCCTGATAATTGCAGGATTATGTCCCGATTAAATGGAAAGGTTATGCAGGATTCCAATACCTCAGATTTGATTTTTAATACCAGAGAATTAGTCAGTTATTGTTCAAAGAATTTCACCCTTTATCCCGGAACGGTAATTATGACGGGAACTCCAGAAGGTGTAGGTTTTGCCCGGAAGCCACCGGTATTTTTAAAGAACGGTGATACTTTTGAAGTTAATATTGAAGGAATTGGGACATTAAACAATAAAGTTATTGGATAAAATCAGGATGTTGCTGTCTGAGTCCTGATTTTCCTGGCATAATAGATTTTTACTTTTATCCGTAAAAGCCAATTTGAGGGGCTGGAGATTCGTGCCCAGGCTTTTTTGGCTTTTTCCAGTTGTTCTTTATTAATAGTTTTGTTTCCGAATATTTCCTGATTGAATAATTCTA
This window contains:
- a CDS encoding ketopantoate reductase family protein; protein product: MKEVLLLGLGAVGASIAAQFYDAGYPINIICDADRKARYSRDGFSVNNKNYKFTYFTNREYKKSADLVLIAVKYHHLKDALPQLEGLIGEKTVIVSLLNGIDSEEIISNYFKCENNIAPAFIYKIDATKVNNAVNYYSKGIIVFGEKNGMVTEKINKVKNIFDRAGIKYEISDNILKKIWWKYMTNIGFNQTTAILKVPYRALQEIQYAQELAKEAMNEVVLISQSTNININLSKEDISRAMEMLKQLDPDGKTSMMQDVEAKRKTEVEMFSGKLCQMGDSLNISTPINRMLYNLIRTIEETY
- a CDS encoding fumarylacetoacetate hydrolase family protein is translated as MKIVRYQKNNKISYGVINDSTIIPVTGDIFEKYELSEQSLKREDVKLLAPVNPPNIIAIGLNYKKHADESKLSYPDRPLIFLKATSSLIGPEDKIILPELAPNEVDYEAELVIVIGKEAKNIEIEDVPKYVLGYTCGNDVSARDCQIRFDKQWARAKSFDTFCPIGPWIETELPDPDNCRIMSRLNGKVMQDSNTSDLIFNTRELVSYCSKNFTLYPGTVIMTGTPEGVGFARKPPVFLKNGDTFEVNIEGIGTLNNKVIG